The genomic segment TCAATCTTGAAAATTCCTCTTTGTATGAGGGGGAGAGCCCCAATCTCGGGGCAACCATCGGTGAGAAGGATCTGGCTTATTGCATCTACACCTCTGGTTCGACCGGCCGACCCAAGGGAGTGCTGTTGGAGCATCGCAACGTGGTCAACTTACTGTTGGGGATGGTAGAGCGGATCGATTTCAGGCCGGGCAATACGTTCGTTTCGGTGACGACTGTCTCCTTCGACATATTTGTGTTGGAAACGCTCCTGCCGTTGATGAACGGGATGCGCGTCGTGTTAGCTACTGAAAAGGAACAGGCTGATCCTGCAGCGCTTGGTCGCTTATTGGCGGCTAGCCAGGCAGACATATTCCAGACGACTCCGTCGAGGATCCAGCTGTTGCTCGGCGACGAGATCGGTCGGGCAGGACTCGCGGGACTGAGTGAGATTTTGATCGGCGGAGAGCCGTTTCACATGGATCTGATCAAATCGCTGCGAACTTGCACGAAGGCACGCTTGCATAACATGTATGGGCCAACGGAGACCACAGTCTGGTCGATGACGGTAGATCTGACACATGCGGAAGAGGTAACACTTGGCGAACCAATCGCCAACACAGAGATTCTATTGCTTGACAGCAACGGGGAGATTCAGATGTTTGATGCGATTGGGGAACTGTGCATCGCAGGGGACGGGCTCGCGCGCGGGTATCACAACCGAGAGGATCTGACACAGGAGAAGTTCATCCAGCACCCGCTCGACCCAGAGCGCCGACTGTACAAGACAGGCGATCTTGCCCTTTGGCGTACGAACGGTGAAATCCTCTATCTGGGCCGTCTCGATCAACAGGTCAAGATTCGGGGACACCGCGTCGAACTCGGCGAGATCGAGCATGCCTTGGCAAGTGTGGAAGGGCTGCAAAAACCGATAGCGGCCGCTGTTCCATCAGAGTCCGGCGAGAAGCTCCTTGTCGCGTATTATCTAGCCCCAGAAGAACTGCCCGTATTCGAACTGCGTGGGCATCTTGCCCTGCTTCTGCCGGACTATATGCTGCCCAACGCTTTTGTCCGCCTCGATTCTTATCCGCTGCTGCCAAACGGAAAAATAGATCGAAAGGCATTGCCTGCGCCGCTTTTGACGCGGGAGGCGTTGGGTGTGCCCTACCAAGAGGCTGAGAGCAAGACTGAGAAGGAATTGGTCAGGCTGTGGCAATCTGTGTTGGGCGTGGAGACGATCGGCGTCCATGACAACTTTTTCGAACTTGGCGGGAGTTCGATCTCCCTGGTGCAGTTCCACGTCAAGCTGGAACAACTCTATCCCGGCCGTGTGACAATCGCGGAGCTGTTCTCTCACTCGACAGTCCGCAATCTGGCCGTTCGTCTGGAACAATCGGACACGCAGTCGGTCATTAATATCAAGACAATCACCTTGCCGAAGCGTTTCCAAGCTCGAGGGGCGAGGAGTGAAGGGGCTGCTCTCCAATTCGCGCTTCCGGCTCCTCTGACAGAGGGTCTGCGGGAACTCGCGTTGCAAGAGAAGGTTGATCTGGAAGACATTCTGCTGACCGCCGGTTTGTATTTATTCGGCGAGATTGTTCACGATCAGCCAATCACGCTTTATGCCATGGAGGAGAGGGATGTGCTGCGACCAGTATCTGTCGAACGCAGTCAAGTGCGTGATTTCTCGGAATTTTTCCAGCAAGTGCGAATGGCCCGGCACGATAGTTCCATCGACATCGCGATGGATGCTGTACGTCTCCTCGCCTTTCGAAATCAAGCAGGCCAAGTGGCACCGCTGTTTTATCGCCAGGATTCGGTCAGAAGCGGGGAGCGATTGGGAGAATGGTTCGGTTTCGCGCTCGGGCATGCGGACAGCAGTGGGACGATAAAATTCGTGTGCGACTATGATGGGGGCTTGTTACAACGCAACGCTCTTGAAGAATGGATTCGCGGCTTTGTCAGATTACTGCAAGCGATCCTGATAAAAATGAAACCGGAGGTCTGATCAGAATGAGGAAGATCGCATTCATATTCCCGGGACAAGGCTCCCAATACGTCGGCATGGGCCAAGGATTGTACAAGGCGTATGAGGTTGCCAAGCGCACGTTCGAGGAAGCGGACGAGGCGCTTGGGTATCATCTGTCCGACATGTGTTTTCATGGTCCAGCCGATGAACTGCAAAAGACAGAGTTCACGCAACCGGCGATCTTAACGCATAGCATAGCGGCCTATCGCGTGTTTGAGCAGGAATTTGGCCTGCGTCCACATTTTTTGGCTGGCCACAGCCTGGGTGAGATCACGGCGCTGGTCTGCGCCGGAGCGATTCCGTTTGCCGATGCGGTAGGCATCGTGCAAAAGCGCGGACTGTTTATGCAACAAGCAGTCCCGGTCGGCGTCGGGACGATGTCGGCAATATCCGACCTAGATCCGCTGACAGTGGAAGAGGTCTGCCACGAACTTGATACACCGGAAGAGCGCGTGACGGTTTCCAATTACAACACGCCGAGACAGACTGTCATTGCCGGCCATGTTACAGCGATTGAGCGTGCGGAACAGCGTCTTCGTTCGATGGGGGGCAGTGTCGTTCGGCTGAAAGTCAGCGCGCCGTTCCATTGTCCCTTAATGAAAGAAGCAGCTTTTCAATTGGAGCATGAACTGCTCGACCATCAGTACGCGGACCTGAGCACGCCAGTGATTGCCAACGTGAACGCTCTGCCTTACTTAGGGGCGAAGAACATCGTGGAAAAGCTCACCGTGCAGATGACCCGGCCGATCCAATGGAATCAGACCATGCACTTCCTGAAAAACCAAGGTGTAAATGTGGTAATTGAATTGGGACCAGGTGTGGTTCTGCGCAACATGATGCGCAAGACCTTTGCGGATGTGCACAGTTTCTCTTTTGATAAGGATGAAGATATCGCTAACATGAACGAACTGTTCGACTCTGGCGTTCTGGCGTACCCGTGCCTGATCTCGAGAAGCTTAGCCATCGCTGTTTGCACACGTAATTCCACCTGGGATGTAGATGCTTATCAATCCGGTGTTGTGGAACCCTACCGCCGCATTCAGACGATGCTTCAGGAGATCGAACAGAACGGCCTGGAACCGACTCTTGAGCAAAAGAGAGCAGCGCTCGACATGCTGCTCTCCGTGTTCCGTACCAAAGGCACGCCGATCGAGGAACAAAAGGAGCGGTTTCGACAGCTGTTTGAGGAGACTAACTCCCGTCACTTGTTCCCTGACTTTGACATCACCTCCGAGTTGGTCATCAGGTAGTGGGGGGAGATCCTGTGGATAATTTGCTTGATTTTCGTATTATGGAATTCCGTGATGACCCAGTGGATATCGATATCCAAAGTGTTTCCAAAAAGGACATTGCCATTATCGGCATGGCAGTTCGGTTTCCTCATGCTGAAACGGTTGAAGAATTCTGGCAAAACATCTCCGGGGGCATGGATTCCATACGCGAATTCCCCTTATCTCGGCGCAAGGACACCTTGCCACTCCTGCGTCATCAAGGGGTGCCCCCGCAAGAGATCACGTATATCAAAGGTGGCTTTCTCAGGGATGTGGATACTTTTGATTACCGATTTTTCGGGCTCTCTTATGCGGAAGCGAGTCTGATGGACCCTTGCCAGCGGTTGTTCCTGCAAACCGCTTGGCAAGCACTGGAGGATGCTGGATACGGAGGTGACAGGCTGGCTTCCACGAAGACAGGAGTGTACTTAGGATTTAGCAATGACTTCGATACCGAGCGCACGTACAAGCGCTACATCTTTGAAATACAACCTGAATCCTCGGCGCTAGCTTTCACGGGAAATAGCAAGGCGATCATTGCGAGCCGTCTGTCGTACCTGCTCGATCTGAAAGGTCCTTCTATGGTCATCGACACGACTTGTTCGTCCTCTCTGGTGGCTGTGCACTTGGCCTGCCAAGCGATCCGGAACGGGGATTGTGACAACGCCTTGGTAGGAGGTATTGAAGTTCACCTCTTGCCCTTACAGGCAGACGCTCATGAAAAAATGGGCATCGAATCGTCTGACTACAAAACGAAGTCGTTCGATCACCGCTCCAATGGCTCCGGCAACGGGGAGGGAGTAGCGGCCGTCTTGCTGAAGCCTTTCGATCAAGCGTTGCGAGACGGGGATGCGATCTATGCGGTGATCAAGGGAAGTGCGATCAACCAAGACGGTGCTTCGATGGGGCTGACCGCTCCGAATGCGAAAGCACAGGAGCAAGTCTTGCTCGAAGCATGGAAAGCAGCTGGCATCGATCCGACTACACTCACCTACATCGAAGCGCACGGTAGCGGAACGCAGCTCGGCGATCCGATTGAAGTGGAGGGACTGCACAAGGCGTTTGCGCACTACACAACCGAGCAACAGTTTTGCGGGATCGGTTCCGTCAAAACCAACATCGGACATCTCGGCAATTGTGCAGGTATCGCCGGGTTGATTAAGACCACCCTTGCTTTACAGCACGAGAGGTTGCCGGCCTCATTACATTTCCAGCGACCCAACGGCAAGATTCCGTTTATTAGCTCCCCTCTCTATGTGGTAGACGAGACACGCCCGTGGGAGACGGACAACGGACAACCGCGCCGGGCTGGGGTAAGTTCATTCGGACTGAGCGGAACGAACTGCCATGTCGTATTGGAGGAAGCGCCACGTGTCGTCAAGGAGAGGGTGAAAGGTTCTCGCCTGCACTTGCTCACCCTGTCTGCCAAAAGCCAATCTGCGTTGTTGGAACTGGTAGACCGTTACCGGGAGCGGTTGAAACAGTCCATTGACCTTACGCCCGCTGATCTCTGTTACACGGCGAACACAGGACGTGGGCACTACGGTCATCGCCTCGCAATTGTGTTCGAGAACCTTCATGATCTTGAAAACAAGTTGTGCGGTATCGAAGATGTGGACCGTCTACCGACCGATGTGTACGCCGGTGTGCACAGGTTGACATCTGTCGAGGGGGCCAAGTGCGAGGCGCATGCCCGCACCAATAGTGAATTGCAAATTCTCACGGAGCAAACGCGCACCTTATTGGCCGACATGGACAAGGAAGCCGCCACATACGCACAGTTGTCCAGATTGGCGGACTTGTATGTGCAGGGGGCATCGGTGCCCTGGCAGGCTTTGTATACCCATGGACGGGTCGTTCATTTGCCCGTATACCCCTTTGAGAAATCTCGTTGCTGGATCGACAACCCACCGGAGACCAGTCTGTTTCATGTCATCGGATGGCAGAGCGTTCAGAACGAGTTGATTCTATCACCTCTCACAGGCGCGGTCCTATTTTTGAAGGGACGGAGCTTGTGGTCGGAGCGCATGCTGGCAGAGTTAAAAAGGTTGGCCGTGCGCGTTGTGGAAGTGTCTATGGGAACTGAGTATGCACATACGGGTAACGACGCGTACACTATTCGTCCCATTCAAGAGGACTATAGCCGCTTGATTGGAGATCTAAAGGGCGTGAGCATCGAGACAATCCTGCACGCCGGTATGATCGGGAACGATCCACAAGCGACTGCGCTTGAAGCGCTGGAAGAAGCCCAGCAGCGCGGAGTTTGGAGTCTCTTCCACCTGACCAAAGCGACGCTTGAACACAAGTGGAAACACCCTGTTGAAATCTTGTTGCTCGGTCAGCAAGTCTATGAAGTGACGGGGAGCGAGTCCACTTTGTATCCTGAAGCGGCCCCTCTCTTTGGATTGGGGAAAGTCGTTTCCCATGAGTACCCGCATTTGTCCTGCACTTGTCTCGATCTTGACGAAACTGGCGATCCGGTTCAGGTGGCGGCATGGCTTGGAGTGAAGGATCGACCTTATCTGACGGCGATCCGCGGCACAGAGCGTTATACGGAGGTCTTGCGTCCGTTGGCTGTTCGCCCGAATGCTCCGGCACCAGTTAAACGAGGCGGGGCCTATCTGATCACCGGCGGCACCGGCGGTATGGCTTTGGAAGTGGCTAGATATCTGTCAGAGCAGGAACGTGTAACGATTGCGTTGGTGAGCCGTTCGGAGTTGCCTGCACGTTCGGAGTGGGAGCGACTGTTGGCAGGCAAGCCCTCGCGCAAACTACGCAACGCGCTCGAACGGTTGATAGAGATTGAACAGAACGGAGCCAATCTGCGGTTCTATGCGGCTGACGTTGCAGACGAAGCACAGATGAAGTCTGTGATCGCAGATCTGCGGGCGACATCTGGTCGCATCTGTGGTGTCGTGCATGCAGCCGGAGTTGCAGGAAACGGATTTCTTGTCCGCAAATCGGAGCAAACGTTCCGCGAGGTGCTTGCCCCGAAGGTGCGGGGTACGTTGATCCTCGATCAGCTGACAGCCGCTGATTCGCCTGATTTTTTCATGTTGTTCTCCTCGGTTTCTACGCTCATGGCAGCGGTCGGTCAAGGGGACTACACAGCGGCAAACGCCTATCTGGATGCGTTTGCAAAGGCCAGGAACCGACGCGGTTTGTGGACACAGTGCTTGAACTGGGCGATGTGGAAAGAGACAGGAATGGCTGTCGACTACGATGTGCAAAATGATTCGCCTTTCCATGAACTGTACACGGATGAAGCGTTGTTAGCTTTGAACGACATCTTGCACGGACAGGAGAGCCGCGTGGTAATTGGGGGGCTCAAATATGGCGAGATGACCGAATTGCTTCAAGTCGACCCCCCTTTTCTGTCCACTGAGATCCGCGTGGTGATCGAAAAACGGGCGGCCCAGCAACAGGTCGCGCCGTACGTATCGGCAGAGGCCAGAGAGATGGAAGTGAAGCCGGTTGTGCTTATCGGTAGGGACCAACAAGAATTCTCTGCTATCGAGCAACAACTCGCCGCGATCTGGTCGCGTCTGCTTCAGGTTGAGGAGATATCGCTGTACGACAACTTTTATGACCTTGGGGGCAACTCTATCCTCGCGACCCATCTGTTGCGAGCATTGGATGATTCATTTCCCAATCAATTTGACATCACCGACATCTTCTCTTATCCGAGCATCGCGCTGATGGCCGAGTATCTGGAAAATCAACAGAAACATCCGGTTAACGTCTCTCTAGACACCATAAACGAGGAGGACTTGGACGATCTGCTCGATCGTTTGTCGGACGGGAAACTGTCAGTGGATGAGGCGTCCGTACTCTTTAAATTAGTGGGTGATGACAAGTGGAAAGCGTAAGAAATTATATCCTCCACCAAGTCGCCGTAAACCAGCTCAGCAAGGACGAGGCGAAGCGGCTACTCAAAGAGATTGTAAAGGCGGAAGGGGCGTCTGCTGCAAAAACAAAACAGGACATCGCCATCATCGGGATGGCCTGCCAGCTTCCGGGGGCACAATCACCGGAAGAGTATTGGGGCGTGCTGATGAACGGAGTACGCACGACGGGGGAATTCCCACATTCCCGCAGGCGTGACACAGACCCGTTCCTGCCAAAGGGTGTCGAATATCGCAAAGGCGGTTATCTGTCCCATGTGGATCAGTTCGATGCGCCGTTCTTTCGTATTTCGCGAAAGGAAGCAGAGGCGATGGACCCCAATCAACGCCTATTTCTGGAGACAGCGTGGGAAGCAATGGAGGATGCAGGTGTCGGCAAGGAAAAACTCAAGAATACGAAGACGGCTGTCTACATTGGACAGGAGACTAATTTCAACAATCAGTATCGCCAATTAATTGAAGAAGAGGATGAACTCGCCCTCGTCGGTTCACACACGGGCATCACTGCAAGTCGCATCCAGTATCTGCTCAACTTGCGTGGTCCGAGTCTGGTTCTCGATACAGCTTGTTCATCAGGGTTGGTTGCTCTTCATATGGCCTGTCAGGGACTTCGTAACAACGAATTCCAGCAGGCGCTAGTCGGTGGCCTCTCCACGTTCATATTTCCGGCAGGCAA from the Brevibacillus brevis genome contains:
- the fabD gene encoding ACP S-malonyltransferase is translated as MRKIAFIFPGQGSQYVGMGQGLYKAYEVAKRTFEEADEALGYHLSDMCFHGPADELQKTEFTQPAILTHSIAAYRVFEQEFGLRPHFLAGHSLGEITALVCAGAIPFADAVGIVQKRGLFMQQAVPVGVGTMSAISDLDPLTVEEVCHELDTPEERVTVSNYNTPRQTVIAGHVTAIERAEQRLRSMGGSVVRLKVSAPFHCPLMKEAAFQLEHELLDHQYADLSTPVIANVNALPYLGAKNIVEKLTVQMTRPIQWNQTMHFLKNQGVNVVIELGPGVVLRNMMRKTFADVHSFSFDKDEDIANMNELFDSGVLAYPCLISRSLAIAVCTRNSTWDVDAYQSGVVEPYRRIQTMLQEIEQNGLEPTLEQKRAALDMLLSVFRTKGTPIEEQKERFRQLFEETNSRHLFPDFDITSELVIR
- a CDS encoding SDR family NAD(P)-dependent oxidoreductase, whose amino-acid sequence is MDNLLDFRIMEFRDDPVDIDIQSVSKKDIAIIGMAVRFPHAETVEEFWQNISGGMDSIREFPLSRRKDTLPLLRHQGVPPQEITYIKGGFLRDVDTFDYRFFGLSYAEASLMDPCQRLFLQTAWQALEDAGYGGDRLASTKTGVYLGFSNDFDTERTYKRYIFEIQPESSALAFTGNSKAIIASRLSYLLDLKGPSMVIDTTCSSSLVAVHLACQAIRNGDCDNALVGGIEVHLLPLQADAHEKMGIESSDYKTKSFDHRSNGSGNGEGVAAVLLKPFDQALRDGDAIYAVIKGSAINQDGASMGLTAPNAKAQEQVLLEAWKAAGIDPTTLTYIEAHGSGTQLGDPIEVEGLHKAFAHYTTEQQFCGIGSVKTNIGHLGNCAGIAGLIKTTLALQHERLPASLHFQRPNGKIPFISSPLYVVDETRPWETDNGQPRRAGVSSFGLSGTNCHVVLEEAPRVVKERVKGSRLHLLTLSAKSQSALLELVDRYRERLKQSIDLTPADLCYTANTGRGHYGHRLAIVFENLHDLENKLCGIEDVDRLPTDVYAGVHRLTSVEGAKCEAHARTNSELQILTEQTRTLLADMDKEAATYAQLSRLADLYVQGASVPWQALYTHGRVVHLPVYPFEKSRCWIDNPPETSLFHVIGWQSVQNELILSPLTGAVLFLKGRSLWSERMLAELKRLAVRVVEVSMGTEYAHTGNDAYTIRPIQEDYSRLIGDLKGVSIETILHAGMIGNDPQATALEALEEAQQRGVWSLFHLTKATLEHKWKHPVEILLLGQQVYEVTGSESTLYPEAAPLFGLGKVVSHEYPHLSCTCLDLDETGDPVQVAAWLGVKDRPYLTAIRGTERYTEVLRPLAVRPNAPAPVKRGGAYLITGGTGGMALEVARYLSEQERVTIALVSRSELPARSEWERLLAGKPSRKLRNALERLIEIEQNGANLRFYAADVADEAQMKSVIADLRATSGRICGVVHAAGVAGNGFLVRKSEQTFREVLAPKVRGTLILDQLTAADSPDFFMLFSSVSTLMAAVGQGDYTAANAYLDAFAKARNRRGLWTQCLNWAMWKETGMAVDYDVQNDSPFHELYTDEALLALNDILHGQESRVVIGGLKYGEMTELLQVDPPFLSTEIRVVIEKRAAQQQVAPYVSAEAREMEVKPVVLIGRDQQEFSAIEQQLAAIWSRLLQVEEISLYDNFYDLGGNSILATHLLRALDDSFPNQFDITDIFSYPSIALMAEYLENQQKHPVNVSLDTINEEDLDDLLDRLSDGKLSVDEASVLFKLVGDDKWKA